The following coding sequences are from one Bombus affinis isolate iyBomAffi1 unplaced genomic scaffold, iyBomAffi1.2 ctg00000070.1, whole genome shotgun sequence window:
- the LOC126927027 gene encoding katanin p60 ATPase-containing subunit A-like 2 isoform X2: MKFQKYPILCKKITEKEIKTREMTNANKVKETRSESVKGRNVQQKMTGDATDDINLAMTVTPIFANESDGASSEELFKVSMEQSTQSKISQRAWKLYIDNPELRKIAEDISCEIILTKLNVYWDNIVGLEECKSPIKEAIVYPLKYPIFFNGPFSPWKGILLCGPPGTGKTMLAKVVATECQCTFFNITASSLVSKWRGDSEKYIRVLFELAYNYSPTIIFIDEIDWIGTNKGVNCTLSEPAKRFRSELLSRLDGLVSNENSNVVLLAATNCPWDIDAALRRCLEKKIYVSLPNEVTRLDMFKLYLSNQLLENMDILNHIIKSTEKYSCADIKLLCKQAWLLEINPMWEKLEKKETSVTTLKYELKNYEIIAKLLKTMSPTVTDVNRYKAWNKYVCHKNIF; encoded by the exons atgaaattccaaaaatatcctatattgtgcaagaaaataactgaaaaggaaataaagacgagggaaatgacaaatgcgaacaaagt caaagaaacgagaagtgagtctgtgaaagggaggaatgtacaacagaagatgacgggtgacgctacggatgatattaacctcgcaatgacagtgacaccaattttcgccaatgaaagcgatggagcttcatcagaagagctatttaaggtctcaatggaacaatccacgcaatcaaagatatcgcaACGGGCTtggaagctttatatagacaatccggaattgcggaagattgctgaagacatttcatgc gaaatcatactgacaaaattaaatgtatattgggacaacattgtaggcctagaggaatgtaaatctcctattaaggaggccattgtgtatccccttaagtaccctatcttttttaatggcccattttctccctggaaaggtattctgctatgcggaccacctggtacag ggaagacgatgttggcgaaggtagtcgcaacagaatgccaatgcaccttttttaacataacggccagctcattggtgagcaaatggagaggcgattccgagaagtatatccgt gttttatttgaacttgcctataattattcgcctacaattatttttatcgacgagattgactggataggcacaaataaaggagtaaactgtacattgtctgaacctgcaaagagattcagatcagaacttctttctagattggatggattagtatctaacgaaaattctaatgtagttcttttggctgcaactaattgcccttg ggacattgatgcagctttacgcagatgcctcgaaaagaaaatatacgtatcattaccaaatgaagttactcgactcgatatgttcaaattataccttagcaaccagttattagagaatatggatattctaaaccacataataaaatctactgaaaaatattcttgcgcggatataaaattgctttgtaagcaagcatggctgctagaaataaatccaatgtgggaaaaacttgaaaaaaaagaaacatctgttacgactttgaaatatgaattaaagaattatgaaataatagcaaaattgttaaaaacaatgtcacctacagtcacggatgtgaatagatataaagcgtggaataaatatgtatgccataagaacatattttaa
- the LOC126927027 gene encoding katanin p60 ATPase-containing subunit A-like 2 isoform X1 — translation MKFQKYPILCKKITEKEIKTREMTNANKVKETRSESVKGRNVQQKMTGDATDDINLAMTVTPIFANESDGASSEELFKVSMEQSTQSKISQRAWKLYIDNPELRKIAEDISCEIILTKLNVYWDNIVGLEECKSPIKEAIVYPLKYPIFFNGPFSPWKGILLCGPPGTGKILVFLSFPYMFTINYEIGKTMLAKVVATECQCTFFNITASSLVSKWRGDSEKYIRVLFELAYNYSPTIIFIDEIDWIGTNKGVNCTLSEPAKRFRSELLSRLDGLVSNENSNVVLLAATNCPWDIDAALRRCLEKKIYVSLPNEVTRLDMFKLYLSNQLLENMDILNHIIKSTEKYSCADIKLLCKQAWLLEINPMWEKLEKKETSVTTLKYELKNYEIIAKLLKTMSPTVTDVNRYKAWNKYVCHKNIF, via the exons atgaaattccaaaaatatcctatattgtgcaagaaaataactgaaaaggaaataaagacgagggaaatgacaaatgcgaacaaagt caaagaaacgagaagtgagtctgtgaaagggaggaatgtacaacagaagatgacgggtgacgctacggatgatattaacctcgcaatgacagtgacaccaattttcgccaatgaaagcgatggagcttcatcagaagagctatttaaggtctcaatggaacaatccacgcaatcaaagatatcgcaACGGGCTtggaagctttatatagacaatccggaattgcggaagattgctgaagacatttcatgc gaaatcatactgacaaaattaaatgtatattgggacaacattgtaggcctagaggaatgtaaatctcctattaaggaggccattgtgtatccccttaagtaccctatcttttttaatggcccattttctccctggaaaggtattctgctatgcggaccacctggtacaggtaagatactcgtatttctttcattcccgtacatgtttacaatcaattacgaaatagggaagacgatgttggcgaaggtagtcgcaacagaatgccaatgcaccttttttaacataacggccagctcattggtgagcaaatggagaggcgattccgagaagtatatccgt gttttatttgaacttgcctataattattcgcctacaattatttttatcgacgagattgactggataggcacaaataaaggagtaaactgtacattgtctgaacctgcaaagagattcagatcagaacttctttctagattggatggattagtatctaacgaaaattctaatgtagttcttttggctgcaactaattgcccttg ggacattgatgcagctttacgcagatgcctcgaaaagaaaatatacgtatcattaccaaatgaagttactcgactcgatatgttcaaattataccttagcaaccagttattagagaatatggatattctaaaccacataataaaatctactgaaaaatattcttgcgcggatataaaattgctttgtaagcaagcatggctgctagaaataaatccaatgtgggaaaaacttgaaaaaaaagaaacatctgttacgactttgaaatatgaattaaagaattatgaaataatagcaaaattgttaaaaacaatgtcacctacagtcacggatgtgaatagatataaagcgtggaataaatatgtatgccataagaacatattttaa